The Achromobacter pestifer genome includes a region encoding these proteins:
- a CDS encoding TonB-dependent siderophore receptor: MPFTTSFHRHPGPLAPIAGAVFVASMALASAPPAWAQAASSADAVRSYEVPAGPLGLALGRFAAQAGVVLSFDAQLTHGKQSAGLHGPYGVAAGLAAMLSGTGLEAVSQGGNNYGLRIAGAQTLAPVEVLGSREPAPSEGSGSYTVGLSTTATKLPMTLRETPQSVSVMTRERLSDQGLNTLEDAIVNTPGLTFKKKGSADDNEKGLYARGMEVTNMQVDGVPTHKDFNALGLDTALYDRIEVVRGSTGLLNGAGNPAASINLVRKRPTREFEAGVGASVGSWDYRRAEFDLGSPLDEAGKLRGRLVGAWQEGGSFIDRVKQDSQLLYGVIEADLTERTLLTLGAEYQRKNCTACSYFGFPAVYADGSKTDFRQRFNSATNWSRQERTRYNVFATLDHEFAPLWKGSVTVSRTGDDNDRTYGWFSSNGWADPATGGGASVWVAKWPIPKTQNAVDASLSGAFDAFGRRHDLIVGASASRTNGDYDMYPLWVAPGYNPKIPDIRDWNGDMPEPDWQSTGKRDYTEKQASIYGALRLRPTDALSLVLGSRVTWWDQQASYNYNDGSSYPDNMREQGVYTPYAGVVYDLTDSLSAYASYTSIFLPQQAQSASGSVLAPIKGNTYEIGLKSALLDGRLNAALALFRTRQDNYAMLDGDRLAPNGDNAYVAADGAVMRGVEAEISGELTPGWQMQLSYAYVDRRLPQGFITQVGLPRHIAKLYTTYRLPGDWSALTVGGGVRWESGSEYSSRGPGGQQIESSQSGYALVDLMARYQFSRQWSATLNLNNVFDKKYYASTNVYSNYYGAPFSAMLGVNYRY; encoded by the coding sequence ATGCCTTTCACTACCTCCTTCCATCGCCATCCAGGTCCTCTGGCGCCCATCGCCGGCGCCGTCTTTGTCGCATCGATGGCATTGGCGTCGGCGCCTCCCGCATGGGCGCAGGCCGCGTCGTCGGCCGATGCGGTCCGTTCCTACGAGGTGCCGGCCGGCCCCCTGGGCTTGGCGCTCGGCCGCTTTGCCGCCCAGGCGGGCGTGGTGCTGTCGTTCGATGCCCAGCTGACGCATGGCAAGCAAAGCGCCGGCCTGCACGGACCGTACGGCGTCGCTGCGGGGCTGGCGGCCATGCTGTCGGGCACCGGACTGGAAGCCGTCAGCCAAGGCGGCAACAACTACGGGCTGCGCATCGCCGGCGCGCAGACGCTTGCGCCCGTGGAGGTGTTGGGCTCGCGCGAACCCGCGCCCAGCGAAGGTTCGGGCTCGTACACCGTGGGCCTGTCCACCACCGCCACCAAATTGCCGATGACGCTGCGCGAGACGCCGCAATCGGTATCGGTGATGACGCGCGAACGCTTGTCGGACCAGGGGCTCAATACGTTGGAGGACGCCATCGTCAACACGCCGGGCCTGACCTTCAAGAAAAAGGGGTCGGCCGATGACAACGAAAAGGGCTTGTACGCGCGCGGCATGGAAGTCACCAACATGCAGGTGGACGGCGTCCCCACGCACAAGGACTTCAATGCGCTGGGGTTGGATACCGCGCTGTACGACCGGATCGAAGTGGTGCGCGGTTCCACGGGCTTGCTGAACGGCGCCGGCAATCCGGCGGCGTCGATCAATCTGGTGCGCAAGCGCCCGACCCGTGAGTTCGAGGCCGGCGTGGGGGCCTCCGTTGGCTCCTGGGACTACCGGCGCGCGGAGTTCGATCTGGGCAGCCCGTTGGACGAGGCCGGCAAGCTTCGAGGCCGGCTGGTTGGCGCGTGGCAGGAGGGCGGTTCGTTCATCGATCGCGTCAAGCAGGATTCGCAATTGCTTTACGGCGTGATCGAGGCCGATCTGACCGAACGCACGCTGCTGACCCTGGGCGCGGAGTATCAGCGCAAGAACTGCACCGCATGCTCGTACTTCGGCTTTCCTGCGGTATACGCGGACGGTTCGAAAACGGATTTCCGCCAGCGCTTCAACTCGGCGACCAACTGGAGCCGCCAGGAACGCACGCGCTACAACGTGTTCGCCACGCTGGACCACGAATTCGCGCCCTTGTGGAAGGGATCGGTGACCGTATCCCGCACCGGAGACGACAATGACCGCACCTATGGCTGGTTCAGCAGCAATGGGTGGGCAGACCCGGCCACCGGCGGGGGCGCCTCCGTATGGGTCGCGAAATGGCCCATCCCCAAAACGCAGAACGCGGTCGACGCAAGCCTGAGCGGCGCATTCGACGCCTTCGGCCGCCGACATGACCTCATCGTGGGCGCGAGCGCGTCGCGCACTAACGGCGACTACGATATGTATCCTCTGTGGGTGGCGCCGGGCTACAACCCGAAGATTCCAGATATCCGCGACTGGAATGGCGACATGCCCGAACCCGATTGGCAGTCCACTGGCAAGCGCGACTACACCGAGAAGCAGGCGTCGATCTATGGCGCGCTGCGCCTGCGTCCGACCGATGCGCTGTCACTGGTGCTGGGGTCGCGCGTGACCTGGTGGGACCAGCAGGCCTCGTATAACTACAACGATGGTTCGTCCTACCCGGACAATATGCGGGAGCAGGGCGTCTACACGCCCTATGCCGGCGTGGTCTATGACCTTACCGACAGCCTGTCCGCCTATGCCAGCTACACCAGTATCTTCCTGCCGCAACAGGCACAGAGCGCCTCGGGCAGCGTGCTTGCTCCCATCAAGGGCAATACCTACGAGATCGGTCTGAAATCGGCCTTGCTGGATGGCCGCCTGAACGCGGCGCTGGCCCTGTTCCGGACCCGCCAGGACAACTACGCCATGCTGGACGGCGACCGTCTGGCGCCAAATGGCGACAATGCCTACGTCGCCGCTGACGGCGCGGTCATGCGGGGCGTGGAAGCCGAAATCAGCGGCGAACTGACCCCGGGCTGGCAGATGCAGCTGTCCTACGCGTACGTGGACCGCAGGCTGCCGCAAGGGTTCATCACGCAAGTCGGCCTGCCGCGCCATATCGCCAAGCTGTACACCACGTATCGCCTGCCTGGCGACTGGAGCGCCCTGACGGTGGGCGGCGGGGTGCGCTGGGAAAGCGGCAGCGAGTATTCCAGCCGCGGACCCGGCGGACAGCAGATCGAGTCGTCGCAAAGCGGCTACGCGCTGGTGGATCTGATGGCGCGCTATCAGTTCAGCCGCCAGTGGTCGGCGACCTTGAACCTGAACAATGTATTCGACAAGAAGTACTACGCCAGCACGAACGTATACAGCAACTATTACGGCGCGCCGTTCAGCGCCATGCTGGGCGTGAACTACAGGTATTGA
- a CDS encoding FecR domain-containing protein: MADKTIAAAARWYARLCADDVSAADVAAHGVWLAADPEHARIWTHVERLRGTLGAAPSRLAVDTLNRADRHFERRRAALRNGLGAAALFGAGGLLAWRTLPVEQMVAGYLADYRTGTGERREVLLADGTQLWLDSASAMDVRVDAHGRHITVHAGEILIDTEHAAQGLPPLRVTTLHGTVRPLGTRFTVSRQDAWTRVAVLRHAVVLQPAAGGEPLTLNAGEQGLLETSAARHAGVVAGEPDAWTRGLLIVDDMRLGDFIAQLDRYRPGSLRCDVAVASLRVSGAFPIDDTDRALAAVARALPVRISRFTRYYTRVVARG; this comes from the coding sequence ATGGCGGACAAGACGATTGCCGCGGCGGCGCGATGGTATGCGCGGCTATGCGCCGATGATGTCAGCGCGGCCGATGTGGCGGCGCACGGCGTCTGGCTGGCGGCCGATCCCGAACATGCCCGCATCTGGACGCACGTGGAGCGTCTGCGCGGCACCCTGGGCGCGGCGCCCTCCCGACTTGCCGTCGATACGCTGAACCGCGCAGACCGCCACTTTGAACGCCGGCGCGCCGCGCTGCGCAACGGCCTCGGGGCGGCGGCGCTGTTCGGCGCTGGCGGCTTGCTGGCCTGGCGCACCCTGCCGGTCGAGCAGATGGTGGCGGGCTACCTGGCCGACTACCGCACGGGCACGGGCGAACGGCGCGAAGTATTGCTGGCGGACGGCACTCAGCTGTGGCTGGACAGCGCAAGCGCGATGGACGTAAGGGTGGACGCCCATGGCCGCCACATCACCGTTCATGCGGGCGAAATCCTGATCGACACCGAACACGCCGCCCAGGGCTTGCCGCCTTTGCGCGTGACCACCTTGCACGGCACGGTGCGTCCCTTGGGCACACGTTTCACCGTCAGCCGCCAGGACGCATGGACGCGAGTCGCCGTGTTGCGGCATGCGGTGGTGCTGCAGCCCGCGGCGGGAGGGGAACCCTTGACGCTGAATGCAGGCGAACAAGGCCTGCTGGAAACATCGGCGGCCCGTCATGCAGGCGTTGTCGCCGGCGAACCCGACGCATGGACTCGCGGTTTGCTGATCGTGGACGACATGCGCTTGGGCGACTTCATTGCGCAGCTGGACCGCTATCGTCCCGGCAGCCTCAGGTGCGACGTAGCGGTCGCGTCGCTGCGCGTGTCCGGCGCATTCCCGATCGACGACACCGACCGCGCCCTGGCCGCGGTGGCGCGCGCGCTGCCCGTGCGTATTTCGCGTTTTACGCGCTACTACACCCGGGTCGTCGCCCGCGGCTGA
- a CDS encoding sigma-70 family RNA polymerase sigma factor, protein MSSQQSLEHRELGFLYRDHHGWLRGWLLRRLKVPAEAADLTQDTFLRLLASPASMAQLQGVRQPRSFLATVAQRTLVDHIRRQVLERAWLETLAQQPEAHAISPESQAILLETIREIDAMLHGLGDKVRRAFLMSQLEGASYADIAARLGVTVSSVKKYMARATEHCLVYALERQ, encoded by the coding sequence ATGTCGTCCCAGCAATCCTTGGAGCACCGCGAGCTTGGCTTCCTCTACCGTGATCATCATGGTTGGCTGCGCGGTTGGCTGCTGCGGCGCTTGAAGGTGCCCGCCGAAGCCGCCGACCTGACTCAAGACACGTTTCTGCGCTTGTTGGCGTCGCCCGCGTCCATGGCCCAGTTGCAGGGCGTAAGGCAGCCTCGCAGTTTTCTCGCCACGGTTGCGCAACGCACGCTGGTGGATCACATCCGCCGCCAGGTGCTGGAGCGCGCCTGGCTGGAAACCCTGGCCCAGCAGCCCGAGGCCCACGCGATCTCGCCCGAGTCTCAAGCCATTCTGCTGGAAACCATCCGCGAGATCGACGCCATGCTGCATGGCTTGGGCGACAAGGTGCGGCGCGCCTTCCTGATGTCGCAGCTTGAAGGCGCAAGCTACGCGGACATCGCGGCCAGGCTGGGCGTGACGGTCAGCTCGGTGAAGAAGTACATGGCGCGCGCGACCGAGCATTGCCTGGTCTACGCCTTGGAACGGCAGTAG
- a CDS encoding helix-turn-helix domain-containing protein — MLCGIANPPASGMGGDQRWSEAVAASVPRIAHYGMAATAPARAQTIMEGWSDLTELDPGMVLWRLDARDLQGASMRATVRPGLHLALVVGGRVNVTLGQHRLSLGPGADGSVQGVMLSVLQPDAFLRESCRGHVERTVMLTLQPQWLDRHLPGEEGLALRAFAQRHLALQTWKASDQAVAAARQMLRPPVLPPPLWRLYQKSRALDIVVEALTHVHGVAAEEAAPLSPRDRRRMAALREWIDQGGADALLLAEIAARVCVSVNTLQRHFRAMWGTTVAQYLRDGRLSRARLALERDGISVAQAACIAGYGSAANFATAFRRRFGVSPGQVRARR; from the coding sequence ATGCTTTGCGGCATCGCCAATCCCCCGGCATCCGGCATGGGCGGGGACCAGCGCTGGTCCGAAGCCGTCGCGGCATCGGTACCCCGGATCGCCCATTACGGCATGGCGGCCACGGCCCCCGCACGCGCCCAAACCATCATGGAAGGCTGGTCCGACCTGACCGAGCTGGACCCAGGCATGGTGCTGTGGCGGCTGGACGCGCGCGATCTGCAAGGCGCAAGCATGCGGGCCACGGTGCGGCCCGGCCTGCATCTGGCCCTGGTCGTCGGCGGCCGCGTGAACGTGACGCTGGGGCAACACCGGCTCAGCCTGGGGCCCGGCGCCGATGGGAGCGTGCAGGGGGTGATGCTTTCCGTGCTGCAGCCGGATGCCTTCCTGCGCGAATCATGCCGTGGCCATGTCGAACGCACGGTGATGTTGACCTTGCAGCCGCAGTGGCTGGATCGGCATCTTCCTGGCGAAGAGGGACTGGCGCTACGCGCCTTCGCGCAGCGCCATCTGGCCTTGCAGACTTGGAAGGCATCGGATCAGGCCGTCGCCGCCGCCCGGCAGATGCTGCGTCCGCCCGTGCTGCCGCCGCCCTTGTGGCGCCTGTACCAGAAGTCGCGCGCGCTGGACATCGTGGTGGAGGCGCTGACGCATGTGCACGGCGTGGCAGCCGAGGAAGCCGCGCCGCTCAGCCCGCGCGACCGCCGCCGCATGGCCGCCTTGCGGGAATGGATCGACCAGGGCGGCGCCGATGCCTTGCTTCTGGCGGAGATCGCTGCCCGCGTCTGCGTCAGCGTGAACACGCTGCAGCGGCATTTCCGCGCCATGTGGGGCACCACGGTGGCCCAGTACCTGCGCGACGGCAGGCTGTCGCGCGCGCGGCTGGCGCTGGAGCGCGACGGCATCAGCGTCGCGCAGGCGGCTTGCATCGCCGGCTATGGCAGCGCGGCCAACTTCGCCACGGCGTTCCGGCGCCGGTTCGGCGTATCGCCAGGACAGGTACGGGCGCGGCGTTGA
- a CDS encoding TonB-dependent siderophore receptor — translation MSLSNQRLNYAAAALFCVLYAAGASAQTSSTQDDSRIQQFPTVQVLGTAEEEVKEALGVSVITAEEIARRPPTNDLSDIIRREPGVNLTGNSASGSRGNNRQVDIRGMGPENTLILIDGKPATSRNAIRYGWSGDRDTRGDTNWVPAEEVERIEVLRGPAAARYGSGAMGGVVNIITKRPTDKLSGSLTYYLNQPENSDEGNTNRVGIRLSGPISDTLSFRLYGNYNKTNPDARNINAGRSLLNGDGLAESAGREGVINQDLNTVFSWRPDNRNTLDLEAAFSRQGNLYAGDTMLNSTSKFTDSLYGKETNVLYRESLSLTHRGTWDWGTSRASMGYDYTRNARQNEGLAGSGEGSPMDLGWSTSRLKNLRAAGEVNVPFKLGFEQVATVGVEWLRESLDDPASLRQTYTGGVIGGVASGNRDPKTTQNSYALFVEDNIEAGERTTLTPGVRFDHNEKFGNNWSPSLNAAYKVTETFKLKGGIARAYKAPNLYQSNPNYLMYSRGFGCLASQANQNGCYLVGNENLSPETSVNKEIGFEYDPGSWRMSAAYFRNDYKNKIVAGTDIAYRLTNGARVLQWSNSGKAVVEGLEGNLYIPLAPSLDWNTNFTYMIQSESKDNGQPLSIIPKYTINSTLDWFATEKLSFQANLTYYGKQEAPTLNPRRGETITGQGLQSVSPYALVGLSTGYEVNKNLRFRVGVSNLLDKKLYREGNAGEAGAATYNEPGRAYYATMTASF, via the coding sequence CTGTCCCTGTCCAACCAACGCCTGAACTACGCCGCCGCGGCGCTGTTCTGCGTGCTTTATGCCGCCGGCGCCTCCGCGCAGACATCCTCGACGCAGGATGATTCCCGCATCCAGCAGTTCCCTACCGTCCAGGTGCTCGGCACCGCCGAAGAGGAAGTCAAGGAAGCCCTGGGCGTCTCGGTGATCACGGCCGAGGAAATCGCCCGTCGTCCTCCCACCAACGACCTGTCGGACATCATCCGCCGCGAGCCCGGGGTCAACCTGACCGGCAACAGCGCCAGCGGCTCGCGCGGCAACAACCGCCAGGTCGACATTCGCGGCATGGGGCCAGAAAATACCTTGATCCTGATCGACGGCAAACCCGCCACCTCCCGCAACGCCATCCGCTATGGCTGGAGCGGAGACCGCGACACCCGCGGCGACACCAACTGGGTGCCTGCCGAAGAAGTCGAGCGCATCGAAGTGCTGCGCGGGCCCGCCGCCGCGCGCTATGGCTCGGGCGCGATGGGCGGCGTGGTGAACATCATCACCAAGCGTCCCACCGACAAACTCAGCGGTTCGCTGACCTACTACCTGAACCAGCCCGAGAACAGCGACGAAGGCAACACCAACCGCGTCGGCATCCGCCTGAGCGGCCCGATCAGCGACACCCTCAGCTTCCGGCTCTACGGCAACTACAACAAGACCAACCCCGACGCCCGCAACATCAACGCCGGCCGCTCGCTGCTCAACGGCGACGGCCTGGCGGAATCGGCCGGCCGCGAGGGCGTGATCAACCAGGACCTGAACACGGTCTTCTCCTGGCGCCCCGACAACCGCAACACGCTGGACCTGGAGGCCGCGTTCAGCCGCCAGGGCAACCTCTATGCCGGCGACACGATGCTGAACTCCACTTCGAAGTTCACCGACAGCCTGTACGGCAAGGAAACCAATGTGCTCTATCGGGAAAGCCTGAGCCTGACCCATCGCGGCACCTGGGACTGGGGCACCTCGCGCGCCTCGATGGGCTATGACTACACCCGCAACGCGCGCCAGAACGAAGGTCTGGCCGGCAGCGGCGAAGGCAGCCCGATGGACCTGGGCTGGTCCACCTCACGCCTGAAAAACCTGCGGGCGGCGGGCGAGGTCAACGTCCCGTTCAAGCTCGGTTTCGAGCAGGTCGCGACCGTCGGCGTCGAATGGCTGCGCGAATCCCTGGACGATCCCGCCAGCCTGCGCCAGACCTACACGGGCGGCGTCATCGGCGGCGTGGCTTCCGGCAACCGCGATCCCAAGACCACGCAGAACAGCTATGCGCTGTTCGTCGAGGACAACATCGAGGCAGGAGAACGCACCACCCTGACGCCGGGCGTGCGCTTCGACCATAACGAGAAGTTCGGCAACAACTGGAGTCCCAGCCTGAACGCCGCCTATAAGGTCACCGAAACCTTCAAGCTCAAGGGCGGCATCGCGCGGGCATACAAGGCGCCGAACCTGTATCAGTCGAATCCGAACTACCTGATGTACAGCCGCGGCTTCGGCTGCCTGGCGTCGCAGGCCAACCAGAACGGCTGCTATCTGGTGGGCAATGAAAACCTGTCGCCCGAAACCAGCGTCAACAAGGAAATCGGCTTCGAGTACGACCCCGGCAGCTGGCGCATGAGCGCGGCCTACTTCCGCAACGACTACAAGAACAAGATAGTGGCCGGCACGGATATCGCCTATCGCCTGACCAACGGCGCGCGCGTGCTGCAATGGAGCAACTCGGGCAAGGCCGTGGTCGAGGGACTGGAAGGCAATCTCTACATTCCGCTGGCGCCCAGCCTGGACTGGAACACCAACTTCACCTACATGATCCAGAGCGAAAGCAAGGACAACGGCCAACCCCTGAGCATCATCCCGAAGTACACGATCAACTCCACGCTGGACTGGTTCGCCACCGAAAAACTGTCGTTCCAGGCCAACCTGACCTACTACGGCAAGCAGGAAGCCCCGACCCTGAACCCGCGCCGCGGCGAAACCATCACGGGCCAGGGGCTGCAAAGCGTCAGCCCCTACGCCCTGGTCGGATTGAGCACGGGCTACGAGGTCAACAAGAACCTGCGGTTCCGCGTCGGCGTCAGCAACCTGCTGGACAAGAAGCTCTACCGCGAAGGCAACGCGGGCGAAGCCGGAGCCGCCACCTACAACGAACCGGGCCGCGCCTATTACGCAACGATGACCGCGTCGTTCTAA
- a CDS encoding Dps family protein has product MAKKLDEKTTKTLKERRKRPLATPTDLAAAATRDISAALNQILADVFALYLKTKNFHWHVSGPHFRDYHLLLDEQGDQLFAMTDPLAERIRKIGGTTLRSIGHIARSQRISDNDADYVQPLDMLAELREDNKVLAAALREAHNITDEHRDIASSSLIENWIDETERRTWFLFEASREGDSTGH; this is encoded by the coding sequence ATGGCCAAGAAACTGGATGAGAAGACCACCAAAACCCTGAAAGAGCGGCGCAAGCGCCCGCTGGCTACACCGACCGACTTGGCGGCGGCCGCCACCAGGGATATTTCCGCCGCGCTGAACCAGATACTGGCCGACGTGTTCGCGCTGTATCTGAAGACCAAGAACTTCCATTGGCATGTCAGCGGCCCTCATTTCCGCGACTACCACCTGCTGCTGGACGAGCAGGGCGACCAGTTGTTCGCCATGACGGACCCGCTCGCCGAGCGCATCCGCAAGATCGGCGGCACGACGCTGCGCTCCATCGGCCACATCGCGCGTTCGCAGCGCATCTCGGACAACGACGCGGATTACGTGCAGCCGCTGGACATGCTGGCCGAGCTGCGGGAAGACAACAAGGTCCTGGCCGCGGCGCTGCGCGAAGCGCACAACATCACCGACGAGCACCGCGACATCGCCAGCTCCAGCCTGATTGAGAACTGGATCGACGAGACCGAACGGCGCACCTGGTTCCTGTTCGAAGCCAGCCGGGAAGGGGATTCGACGGGCCATTGA
- a CDS encoding MFS transporter → MRGNPDARQGAIALHGFYFLYYGLQGVSIPFLPLWFASRGLDSALIGLIVATSFLPKILSTPVVAHVADQTGRAHALIAAALAASLVLFVCYPFSSTPAWLLAITLLLNAVFPAVLPLMDRMAIASGRGQGNSYTVMRACGSLGFAVVTVAGGYLIKTFDTDWVMWLSILLIIACLACVRLLPQAARPAAGEAPAPTVRLPMLEVLRDRPLLMCIAAASLVQASNGFLYSYSTLYWSASGLSTTLISMLWVVGVASEVLFFFLAPRILARTGAQWLILASAVMTAIRWAGLSATTDPALIGGLQLLQCFTLAGNNAAIMWYITRHVPAAIKTSAIALYALLSGGVFMFASIQLGGALYRSYAPGGFLAMSLCSIGAVPLVVYAEKLRRKAGSPRA, encoded by the coding sequence ATGCGCGGCAACCCCGACGCCAGGCAAGGCGCCATCGCCCTGCACGGGTTCTACTTCCTGTATTACGGGCTGCAGGGAGTCAGCATCCCCTTCCTGCCCCTGTGGTTCGCCAGCCGCGGCCTGGACTCCGCCCTCATCGGCCTGATTGTCGCCACGTCCTTCCTGCCCAAGATCCTGTCCACGCCAGTCGTCGCCCACGTGGCCGACCAGACCGGCCGCGCGCATGCCCTGATCGCCGCGGCGCTGGCCGCGTCGCTGGTGCTGTTCGTCTGCTATCCCTTCAGCAGCACGCCCGCCTGGCTGCTGGCCATCACCCTGCTGCTCAACGCCGTCTTCCCGGCGGTGCTGCCGCTGATGGACCGCATGGCCATCGCGAGCGGCCGGGGCCAGGGAAATTCCTATACCGTCATGCGAGCCTGCGGCTCGTTGGGCTTCGCCGTCGTCACCGTGGCCGGCGGGTACCTGATCAAGACCTTCGACACCGACTGGGTAATGTGGCTGTCGATCCTGCTCATCATCGCCTGTCTGGCCTGCGTGCGGCTGCTGCCCCAGGCGGCGCGCCCCGCCGCCGGCGAAGCGCCCGCGCCAACGGTGCGCCTGCCCATGCTCGAAGTCCTGCGCGACCGCCCCCTGCTGATGTGCATCGCTGCGGCCTCGCTGGTCCAGGCCAGCAACGGCTTTCTCTATTCTTACTCCACGCTGTACTGGAGCGCCAGCGGCCTGTCGACCACGCTGATTTCCATGCTGTGGGTGGTGGGCGTCGCAAGCGAGGTCCTGTTCTTCTTCCTGGCGCCCCGCATTCTGGCCCGCACGGGCGCCCAATGGCTGATCCTGGCGTCCGCCGTCATGACCGCGATCCGCTGGGCGGGGCTGTCCGCCACCACGGATCCCGCGCTGATCGGTGGCTTGCAGCTGCTGCAGTGCTTCACCCTGGCAGGCAACAACGCCGCCATCATGTGGTACATCACGCGTCACGTGCCCGCCGCCATCAAGACCTCCGCCATTGCACTCTATGCCCTGCTGTCCGGCGGCGTCTTCATGTTCGCCAGCATCCAGCTGGGAGGCGCGCTGTACCGCAGCTATGCGCCAGGGGGATTCCTGGCGATGTCGCTGTGCTCCATTGGGGCGGTTCCCTTGGTGGTTTACGCGGAGAAGTTGCGCAGGAAGGCGGGAAGCCCGCGGGCCTAG